In one window of Clarias gariepinus isolate MV-2021 ecotype Netherlands chromosome 10, CGAR_prim_01v2, whole genome shotgun sequence DNA:
- the LOC128531852 gene encoding putative threonylcarbamoyl-AMP synthase, whose product MVEDIYVDVKLKEPTERPAEKPICICISSLEQLVPTKPPFSPLLWEFMRNVYPGGISCIVPKGDWLLKLGVGAAYDRVGTKDSIMIRVPDHTVTAHLCDITGPLAITSANPSGEPDSTHHDMVIKRLGHKIQGVLCDGQSNELVGSTVVNCLKIDEGTIHFLREGCVPATKVQQIFERVKNSML is encoded by the exons GAACGTCCTGCAGAGAAGCCCATCTGCATCTGCATTTCTAGTTTGGAGCAGCTTGTTCCAACAAAACCACCATTTAGTCCATTGCTCTGGGAGTTTATGAGAAATGTATATCCAGGAGGGATCAGCTGTATTGTCCCAAAAGGAGACTGGCTCCTTAAACTTG GTGTGGGGGCTGCATACGATCGTGTGGGGACCAAGGACAGCATAATGATTCGTGTCCCTGACCACACAGTCACTGCGCATTTGTGTGACATCACTGGGCCTTTGGCTATCACATCTGCAAATCCAAGTGGTGAACCTGACAGCACACATCATGACATGGTTATTAA GCGCCTTGGACACAAGATCCAAGGAGTACTGTGTGATGGGCAGTCCAATGAGCTGGTAGGCTCAACTGTGGTCAACTGCCTGAAAATTGATGAAG GTACCATACATTTCCTGCGAGAAGGTTGTGTCCCTGCAACAAAGGTGCAGCAAATTTTTGAGAGAGTGAAAAACAGCATGTTATAA